Proteins from a genomic interval of Arvicola amphibius chromosome 10, mArvAmp1.2, whole genome shotgun sequence:
- the LOC119825741 gene encoding resistin-like beta gives MKSTIWFLLIFISLLHLTIPVNTQASKDSSVNKKIQEALNGGEPKKLSCMSVTTSGSWSSCPAGMAVTGCACGKGCGSWDIQNGITCHCQCTGMDWTNARCCQLV, from the exons ATGAAGTCTACAATATGGTTCCTTCTTATCTTTATCTCCCTTCTCCATCTGACAATCCCAGTGAACACTCAGGCCTCCAAAGACTCTTCGGTGAATAAAAAGATTCAGGAAGCTCTCAATGGTGGAG AGCCTAAGAAGCTTTCCTGCATGAGTGTCACTACATCAGGCAGTTGGTCGTCCTGTCCTGCTG GGATGGCTGTCACTGGTTGTGCATGTGGCAAAGGTTGTGGATCATGGGATATCCAGAATGGAATTACTTGCCACTGTCAGTGCACAGGAATGGACTGGACCAATGCCCGCTGCTGCCAACTGGTTTGA